The Prionailurus bengalensis isolate Pbe53 chromosome F2, Fcat_Pben_1.1_paternal_pri, whole genome shotgun sequence genomic interval ACAAAGATGTTTATAGAAgtgctttttaaagaagaaaaaaggaacaaccAAAATAGCCAATGTACGGAAATGATTAAGCGAATTATACAATAATGTGCCAAGAGGATGCCAAATGTCTACCATCAAAAATTggccagaaaaattaaaaaaaaaaacacaaaaaagttcAGGCTTTCATAATTTAAGTGCACTCTCAGAAAATTCAGCCATCTGctaatggattaaaaatttttttttattctggtcTCCAAAGAGATACAGTTAAGTATTGACTCAGCAATAAGCTTAACACATAAAAGTATGAAGTTGAATAGTAAACTGTCTTAGATACTTAATATTGATCAAAGAAAatctataacaacaacaaaataacattcATGTTCGTTATCAGTCAATCCTTACGCAGCTGAGACTTAAAAATAACTTACATATACATTTCCTTCATAACCATAACCACTTGTTGGGTTATGTGAAAATCATTGTAACAGCCCTACCTGGTCTTAAGATTTTCAAGGTCTTCAGAGAAAATAGCATAGTTTTTAGTCAGGTATGTTCCCAGTTGGTTATCCTCTATACCCAAATCTTTAAGAAACACGAGTATTTGCTTAATGTCTTTTTCAAAATCTAGTCTCAGAAGGAGGTTGGCTGCATCTGGATGTTTTTCTATCTTTGAGAGATCCACTCCTATAATAAATTGCAAATACTGTTTGAGGAAAACAGTTTAGGTAGGTCATTAAACTtcatacacaaaaacacaaaaaattactGATGAAGACCAACAACCTGTCCAAAGGAGAACTGAGATAGGCCAATAgcaatttctaaatatatttctaaatatatttctaaatttctaaatatatttaaactaatctggttgcagaaataaaaataaattaaaatgaaatatagtaCTTATTTCAAAGTCATCTATAGAGGAAAACAGTGCATTTGGGGCTAAATGTCTACCCAAAACAAATTTACCAAGTCATACTGACCTAGCTAGGATCATCACCTTTATCTATGCTTTCTTGAATATTGTTTGAAGGATGCTTATCAATCCCTGGTGATCTCCACAGTAACTGCTTAACTGGTAATTCTGCAGTGTAACAAACCCTATAAATGATTGTCACTTTCTTCGAAGTTTGTCATTTTCTTAgttataatcattattttaaaaatatacttctgatggggcatttgggtggctcagctggttaagtgtccaaatctttaatttttttttaacattcatttatttttgagagacacagacagagaacaagcaggggagggacagagagagagggagacacagaatttgaggcaggttccaggctctgagctgtcagcacagagcctgatgcggggcttgagcccacgagccatgagatgttgacctaagtcaaagtcagacacctaacctactgagccacccaggtgtccctagtgtccaactcttgattttggcctgggtcatgatctctaggttcatGAGTTCCCACCCCGCATCAGGTTTTACACTGGCAGCATGGCTCCTGCTtaggatcctgtctctccctctctctctctcaaaataaataaataaacttaaaaaaatatatatacttatgatCCCCTCCAGAGGGGAATAAAAATAACCTGATGTCTTACTCATTGTAATCTCCAGGTCTTCAGCATAAAGACAAGTACCTTGAAGGAGCTCAAGAAATATCTGTGTGAGAACAGGTGAGCATATACAGCCCTCAAATATGCAACACAGCAGGAAGTATACAACCCATAACCCTCACATATCCTTATAATCTTAGGTAGTCTAAGAAAATGAGACAAagggcaggagaaaggaagaaggagaaagcaagttgttattttaaagtattctctGGTTATGGATATAATTAGATGTCAACATTAATTAGGCAGGGAATCAAAGTAACCTGTAATTCAAAATTCTCATTAAAACTGAGTgttttattctctcatttttttccttttatctggttaaaaaaaaaaaaacaagaataggaAAGGCCTATTTCTTACCTTTAGAATAAACCTTTGAAGATAATGTAAAATTTCAAGGTTAgacttaaattttatattcttaaaaatatttcttcaggttaaaaatactctaaaaacTAATTTCCAGAAGCAACTGTATaatcttaaatataaaagcaaagaaataaaaacattctttctttAATGGTATACAcaaccagaaaaataaattattatatccACACATATTTGTAAACCCATATTTATTGATACTAAACAGGCATTGATATAAGATGATCATGAACAGAAAAACAGATTACACAAACACGCACACAGAACGAAAACCAGAAACAGATCCAGGatgagctaaataaataaaaaattagcatAAATGACATTTCAAATTAATGATGAAAAGATGGacaattcattaaaatataatggGATCACTAGCTATACATTTGAAAAGTAATTGTTTTCataactacacttatcatggtgaataTGATataatgtacagaactgttgaatcactatgttgtatatctgaacTACATAacgtatgtcaattatacttaaatttaaaaagttccttCTACATCTgatataaaatttcagaaagattAAGAATCTAAATGTGTACTAACTCTACAACTACTAGAAGAACACAGAGttttaactacataaaaatataaaacccttGTATGGTTTTCTGTAATAAATTGCAGAGAAAAAGGTGGGGAAAGCTATTAACAAATTGGTGATAGGGTTACCTTTGGAAAGTGGAAATGGATATGCAGAGAAGGTGAGAGTTCTTTCTCTTATGATACTTGCATTATTAACAACtagatgtaattattttataatttaaaaataacattactggaaaaataaattaaaattgttagATGAAAAGATAAGACAGAAACTAGTTCTAAAAATCTGTGATAAATGTGGGAAGAGGTgctttaaaaacaacataaaggGTTCAGacttcaaatttaatttaatattacagGTGACATGTGCTGAAGTGCCTTGCTCAGCGTGAGCCGTCACACCCTGACTGTGCTGAAACAGAAATCCTGAAAAGCTGCTTTTTAACAGCAATAGGAGAGCAGAATCTCATCAGGAGAGcacgctgctgtcagcacaaatcaCTTGGGCTTACTCAAGATTTcattaacttgaaaaaataatcacTGAATGCGTACTATGGACCAGGCACTCCTGTTAGGCTCTGgggatataaaaaatgaataatacacgACGCTAACATCTAAGTGACCACAGTCTAAGTTGGTTTTATCTGTTCAGTAACTAAAAATATTACCACTGTATTCAGTTATGGTTATACATATTTAGTGTATCCACCAAGGTCTGGCAGGATTGCCCTAGAAAGtgcaaacaaaaagaactttAATCAAGAGACTGTACAGTGTGGTGTCACAGAGTTGAGGGAACCGACAAGGGCACCCCTAGTGCTAACGAGACAGGCAACAAAAAGTATTACCCAAACCCACAGGGAGCTGCAAGCTATTGAGAAAGGGCTGCTCAGTTGGAGCTGTTGTCATGGAGCAAGGCAGTTATAGGACCCAAAGCTGGGAGGGAACAGGGAAGACAGTactcccacctgccctccctctcctcctgcaaGTGCCTCCCACTGGCTGAAGCTGCCCAGAAGCCAGCTGGCAAAGGAGCTCTAGTGCACAGAGGTTAGCCTCCTAGGATACAGACAGAatggacagagaaaggcaaaaaatagATCTGAGAAGCAGAGAGGCACCAGGACACTAGGGTCCTTAAAAATACTGTTTGACCATGTAATCATGGGTCCTCTGTTCTGTCATTTAAATTACTTCCAAGATGTGCTGTCCACAAATCAACATACAGATGAACAGCTGAAACATATTCTAAAACTGTTAAGTATGCTGTAAATTATTTAAAGGCAGGGCAACGTCTTCTGTTTATCTTGTGTTACCCATAGTACTTCTCATAAGGTTGGAGGAAGCTGTTCCAAAAGGAAGGGGGCTGACTCTTCTGTTTGCAGTAGATGtcatctttctctcccctttgacCCCACGAAACACTTTATTCATATGTCTTCTGTGGCACTTACCACTTTACCTTTCATCCTTGTAGGCTGGTTATTCTTATAGATGTATATTTAGATGCTTCTAAAGACTTGAAGCTTAGTGAGAACAAAGGCCATTCCCTGTACATTTGGGTCACTTGCATAGGAACAGGTAAGTAAGCAACTGTAATACTGTTATTAGCACAAGAAAGGCAGTAAGCTGCGGGTGATAGGAACGCCCAGCGAGCGGAGGGTCACTGAAGACATTTTAGAAGTTACTTGAACTTGAATTAAGTTTTCCAGTTGTCAGAGCTGGCCAACCAAAAGGATGGAAGGGGCAAGCAGTGAGCAGGGGCCAGACCAGACAGAGCTCTGATATCTTGGGAAGGCTTTGAAGGACTTCAAGTAGCTCACTGATGTAGTCAgatctgcattttagaaagagaactGATATTAGGGATCATCAGGGTAATGGTGCTGATAAGACGAATATCAAGTTAGAAAACTCCTCATTTTCCAGTGAAAAATAAGGATCTAAACTATAGCAGCGACTGGAGAATGAGAGTAGCACATGGATTTGACAGAGAATCCCTCACCTACCCTGCTCCTCTCAATCCCCTAGGAGAAAGGTTTGTCATATGGGAAAACGAAGCCTGAGAAGTGCCAGACCCAGAGATAATGAGAAAAGCAGAAGGCTGAAATAAGATGCTGGACTGAAAATGAGAGGACCAAGTAAAAAAGCCTGTGGTGGGGTCCCTTGGCTGCCTTCAACTCTCCAGGCCCAAGTATGTCCTCCCAACCAACAAGCTGAAATACTCTGGAGTAGGCCTAGAGAGAAACCATCGAAATTAGGGGGGCAGTGGGCTTCAGGAGGAAGgctgttgggggggtggggaatggaagTAATTCCTCACCTGATAGGGTTTACTGTAGGAAAAACTGTCCTGAGAGGCTATTGGAAGGTGTGGGAAAATCTGGctctagaaataaagaaaacgaatcaaaggaaaaacaagaattaTCATTAActatggaaaaatgaaaagttgtACAGGAAGGGAAACAATCCCAGGACAGCAAGCAATATTGATAGTCATAATGTTAATTGATGACTGATGATTCATCTAAAATTTGTTACCATAAACATACTGGGCAAATTGAGTAGGGGAAaggtatgtgtgtacatacaagAGATCAACTAACGTCTAAAGCTGATGAACCAAGAAATAACAgtataaacaattatataaacAAAGGTTAACTGCAAACAGAGCCGTAAAAGTTGAGTGGATACCTCTGGGGAAAGGCATGAAGGTCAGGAAGGATGAAGCAGAGAATATGGGTTTCCACTAGAGGGCTTTTCACACTATTTGACTTTTGTTCATCTTGATAAAGATTAAGAATGCTGATTTGAACAAAGTAAGGCAAAATAACACAAATGAAGACTACACCAAGAAGTACTTGTAGGTTATTCAGACTTACCTAGAAGCACTAATTTCTGCAGAGTCTCAGAATGATCCACATAGTCTCGAAGTGTGAATGTATCTGGGGGCAATGGAGGGTCTGCAATAATCTGAATGGCCTCCTCCTCAGAAACTGGCTGCAACGGAGACAATGGAGGCAAATCGTCCAGTGCTTTGAAGCCAGCCatgtagaaagaaagaagcagttaGCTATCCAGTCTGTACAGCTAAAGCTAAACCCCTTCTTTTTAAATCTTGGAACCATTTCAGAATTAAAGATCTGAGTTCAAATATTTTCCACTTTCAGAGAGGTAAGGTTAAGACTATTTATAGAGAAATCAACTGCTGTTCCTCCAAGATAAGAAATCTGTTGGTAAGTTTCTATTCATAAAGAGGTCCTATAcaaaatttgtttcctttgttttactttttttattttttatttaaaaaaaaattttttttaacgtttatttatttttgggacagagagagacagagcatgaacgggggaggggcagagagagagggagacacagaatcggaaacaggctccaggctctgagccatcagcccagagcccgacgcggggctcgaactcatggaccgcgagatcgtgacctggctgaagtcggacgcttaaccgactgcgccacccaggcgcccctcctttgttttacttttaatcaaCAGGTAAGAATGCTAAAGGTCAACTGACCTTCAAGTATATTTTGAGATAGATTCTACCATAGCTTGTTAAACTGGACCAAAATACAACATATTCTACCAGCCTGATTTGTATGAGTTAAAATCATTATCtcctgaaatatctttttttttaatgtttatttatttattttgagagagagcaagagggggaaagaaagaaagagagagggggagagaaagaaagagagagagagagaatcccaagcagactctacactgtcagtgcagaacccaacatggggctcaatctcatgaaccatgagatcataacctgagccgaaatcaagagtcagatgcctaaccaactaagccacccaggtgctccctgaaATGTCTTTTGATGCAATCCCCTTTCCTCCAAGTTATTCTCAAGtatgttggttaagcgtctgacttcagcttaggtcatgacctcacggctcgtgaattcgagtcctgtgttgggctctgtgccgacagacagctcagagcctggagcctgcttcggattctgtgtctcctctctctgcctttcccctgctcatgctctgtctctcaaaaataaataaacattaaaaaaaaatttaaagaacttctGATAGAAAATCACCTGTAGTCCTTCCCTAAGGACATGACCCTCTCTGGTATAGTCTtgattctgatattttctttaaacCAAACAAGGTATGGAAGACACTGGGAACTGTCACCAACCTTAAGCTAAAGAATCAAGACTatgatttttttgttctattttttgcTTCATAACACTACCCTTTCTTATTTCGTATAGCCAGtctttcctccctgccctcctcaaCCCAGCTATCTTTCTTTCATATTCTGCTTAACCTAATATTACCTCATTGTGATGAAATATTCCTTTTACAGAAATAttcctaaaatagaaaacatagaaGGGAGAGGACTGACTAAAAAATGACACAACGGTGCTTTCAGGGGTGTCCCATTTGTGCTCTTTTTGGTTTGTTGATTATGGGAGCTGTTATATAACTAAATGTGTATGTCAAAATTCGTAAAACTGTATATTCAAAAGCAATGAATTTTACTTGGATAAAATTATATCCTAATCAGGCATATAAAATTAGGATAAATTATTCCCTAATAAACCTAATTACCacctgaaaatttttttataaagattctaaataataaagtttttagAAAGCAACTGTTATACATATAGATAGctataatgatatatatacatatatatgtgtatatatacacaaatttatgaacttgtttttttagttaaataaagatataatagaaataaatgaacagaacCAGCATTGTTCTTTTCCTTGTGTGGTACAAAGTTATAACTTGAAATGGGCTAACAGACTATAAACAGTTAACTTGTTCAAACTAACAAAGTGGGGCAAAGGGGACTTTTTTGGAAGTTCAGAATTACCTTCTAGAGACAGCTCAGAATCAAAGCTGGGTATCTTTTGTGTCTTCTGTGTCTGCTCATTGACGGAAGGAAGCAGAGCACTCTGGGCAGAACTAATCTCTTGCCTACTTGAGTTCGTAGACTGGGAACTATTCCACAAGGAGGAAGTCCTATAAGTCTTAAATCCCCACGGGAGAAAGCAATTGTCAGAGGACATCTGTGGCTGAGCAGAAAAGCCATGCGACAATGTTCTTCCTCGTCTCTGAAACTGTTTTCCGAGTTGTGTAGCTGTAATGAAGCTACTCAACTTAACTGAATTGAACCATCTGGGTATCTGTTGGGCTGACAAAGCcatcttttttaagtaggctacaAAGGAAATATGTAACAGTCAAAAGAGAGAAACTTACTTtacttaaatgtttaaaacagtaTTCAAACAACAAAATGATAAACTGGAGAATCTTTTTTCTAACTGAAAGATGTTTAATAAATCTAGATGATTAGTCAGATGTTTCCTAAGCACAAGAAAAGGCATAAGCAAAGCAGTCCCAGGTATAAACCAAAAGACAGGAACTtctgaactggaaaaataaagattgctttacaattaaaaaaaaaaaaaatcattggtataagaaaaacacttaaaacaaaaatctgtaaaTGTTTAAATTACAGCTGAACCCAATAatctgtttatttaatatttagagGAAATAAGGTGATATTAAGTGTTCTTGAAATTTGGTTTGAAAGACATTTAAGAAGCAGATTGTTAATCAAAACACTGACTTATTCAAATgcattttatgtatgtacattagtcacaaaataaaaaacaataaaaaaactacCTTGTCCTAAATGaattatcaaaatattatcaCTGTTATCTAGAAGATTGTTTCTTGCTTTATTCTCAGGGCTGAACACTGTTAAGATAAAGCTGTTCCTCAAAAGGGAATTAAACAAAATCAGTTTTGTCAAATTTTGTTTTTggctgtagaaaaagaaaaagaaaagctttgaaaaacaaaaggtcAAAACTAGCAAGcaaaatgaagtgacagaaatacATATGCAACCAgcaatgaatacatgaatatttttactgaaaaagcagtggtttttaaaaaagatttttataaggAAATTATGAAGAAATCTTGTCTACATCCAGCTTCATTAGAAGAGTAGACTTGCtgcatataattttatgttaaataagATAATCCACATAAAACACAGCCTGGAGTCCAGCATATggaaaatgctcaacaaatgttagccaTTATCACTATTATTGATTACACATCCAAACAGAAATGAATTCTGAATTAATTGCAGCATACAATTTCTTGTTTTTCTACATATTGGAATTCAGCTTGTTTTATGATCTGAATTAGAGCAGATATTGAAGGTCTAGCCTCCATCTGGAGATTTGTAGTTTAGGGAAATTTCCTGAAAGAGATTTACAAATGTCAAAGTCTGTCATTCTGAAATgattttagaaaggaaataagTATGCACAACAACCTTGCGGGATTGGTGCTTTTTGTTAAATTCTGGTAGGAAATGATCCTGCAAATCTGTCAAGTTTCCACTAAAACCTACAACATTGATTCTCTGCACAAAGTCATAAGGGAACTAAACTGGAAGCCAGAAGGCCTCAGTTGTACTAGTTGACAAGACTATTTCTTGTGGTGCTGGGCAAATTGGCCCATGAAGGGGGTTCAGTAACTATTctttaaataacatgttttttaaaggttataGGTACAGTAAGATGATTCTTAAAGTCCCTAGCAgctctaaaatgttttttgacTTCTAAGTTTGTCGAAGCATTTCATACTACTTTGATTTCAAAGCAAACTCCTTAAATCCCACATTCACTGTAAAGACTTTCCAGCCTCACATATCGCGCAGATGAGCTTTTGAATTCCACCCATATTCATTAAAAGACCTTTTGCGTACAACTAATGTTTATCCCATTTGTATTTACAAGTGCACTAACCTCTCTTCCTCAACATTTCATTGCTGTAGATACCTTTTAACAATTGATGAATTATTCG includes:
- the MTERF3 gene encoding transcription termination factor 3, mitochondrial isoform X1, with product MALSAQQIPRWFNSVKLSSFITATQLGKQFQRRGRTLSHGFSAQPQMSSDNCFLPWGFKTYRTSSLWNSSQSTNSSRQEISSAQSALLPSVNEQTQKTQKIPSFDSELSLEALDDLPPLSPLQPVSEEEAIQIIADPPLPPDTFTLRDYVDHSETLQKLVLLGVDLSKIEKHPDAANLLLRLDFEKDIKQILVFLKDLGIEDNQLGTYLTKNYAIFSEDLENLKTRVAYLQSKNFSKAHIAQMVRNAPFLLSFSVERLDNRLGFFQKELELSVKKTRDLIVRLPRLLTGSLEPVKENMKVYRLELGFKHNEIQHMITQVPKMLTANKRKLTEIFDYVHNVMSIPHHLIVRFPQVFNTRLFKIKERHLFLTYLGRAQYDPTKLKYISLDKLVSVPDEIFCEEVAKASVQDFEKFLKTL